The following proteins come from a genomic window of Rissa tridactyla isolate bRisTri1 chromosome 13, bRisTri1.patW.cur.20221130, whole genome shotgun sequence:
- the ALDH2 gene encoding aldehyde dehydrogenase, mitochondrial, producing MLRAAVNVSRLCRGPARLGAPFSATAAASPIPAPNPRPDIACNKIFINNEWHDAVSKKTFPTINPATGEVICQVAEGDKADVDKAVKAAKAAFQLGSPWRRMDASHRGKLLNRLADLIERDRAYLAALETLDNGKPYSISYLVDLDMVVKCLRYFAGWSDKFHGKTIPLDGDFFCYTRLEPVGVCGQIIPWNFPLLMQAWKLGPALATGNVVVMKVAEQTPLSALYVANLIKEAGFPPGVVNIIPGYGPTAGAAISSHMDIDKVAFTGSTEVGHLIQKAAAESNLKRVTLELGGKSPNIIMSDADVDWAVDQAHFALFFNQGQCCCAGSRTYVQEDIYHEFVERSVEKAKSRVVGNPFDFKTEQGPQVDEEQFKKILGYISTGKREGAKLLCGGNPAADRGYFIQPTVFGEVQDNMTIAREEIFGPVMQILKFKTIEEVIERANDSKYGLAAAVFTKDIDKANYVSQGLRAGTVWVNCYNVFGAQAPFGGYKASGTGRELGEYGLEAYVEVKNVTMKIPQKNS from the exons ATGTTGCGGGCGGCGGTGAACGTCTCCCGGCTgtgccgcggcccggcccggctcggtgCGCCCTTCtcggccaccgccgccgcctcccccatCCCGGCGCCCAACCCACGCCCCGACATCGCCTGCAACAAG ATTTTCATAAATAATGAGTGGCATGATGCAGTCAGTAAGAAAACCTTCCCTACTATCAATCCAGCAACAGGAGAAGTCATCTGCCAGGTTGCTGAGGGCGATAAG GCAGATGTGGACAAGGCCGTTAAGGCAGCcaaggcagctttccagctgggcTCGCCTTGGAGGAGGATGGATGCTTCTCATCGGGGGAAGCTGCTGAATCGTCTTGCTGACCTGATCGAGAGGGACCGGGCTTACCTGGCG GCGCTGGAGACTCTGGATAATGGGAAACCATACTCCATCTCCTACCTGGTGGATCTGGACATGGTAGTCAAATGCCTCAG ATACTTTGCAGGTTGGTCGGATAAATTCCATGGCAAAACCATCCCGTTAGATGGAGATTTCTTCTGTTACACAAGACTCGAGCCAGTGGGAGTTTGTGGACAGATTATCCCG TGGAACTTCCCGCTGTTGATGCAAGCATGGAAACTTGGGCCTGCCCTGGCTACTGGGAATGTGGTTGTGATGAAGGTGGCGGAGCAAACTCCCCTGAGTGCTCTCTACGTGGCTAATCTGATCAAAGAG GCTGGATTCCCACCAGGCGTGGTGAACATCATCCCTGGCTATGGGCCCACTGCAGGGGCTGCCATCTCCTCCCACATGGACATAGATAAAGTGGCCTTCACCGGCTCTACAGAG GTTGGACATCTGATCCAGAAGGCTGCAGCAGAGAGTAACCTAAAGAGGGTGACACTGGAGCTTGGAGGAAAAAGTCCCAACATAATCATGTCTGACGCAGACG TGGACTGGGCTGTGGATCAAGCCCATTTTGCCCTCTTCTTCAACCAAgggcagtgctgctgtgctggatcTCGAACATATGTCCAGGAAGATATATATCATGAGTTTGTGGAGAGGAGTGTTGAGAAGGCCAAATCCAGGGTGGTTGGAAACCCGTTTGACTTTAAAACGGAACAGGGGCCTCAG GTAGATGAAGAGCAGTTTAAGAAGATCCTCGGTTACATTAGTACTGGGAAGCGTGAAGGAGCCAAACTGCTGTGTGGCGGGAACCCCGCTGCAGACAGAGGCTATTTCATCCAGCCAACTGTGTTTGGCGAGGTGCAGGACAACATGACGATTGCCAGAGAGGAG ATATTTGGGCCGGTCATGCAGATTCTGAAATTCAAAACCATTGAGGAAGTCATTGAGAGAGCAAATGACTCCAAGTACGGCCTAGCAGCAGCAGTCTTTACAAAGGATATTGACAAGGCAAACTATGTGTCACAGGGCCTGCGAGCTGGAACAGTTTG gGTAAACTGCTACAATGTGTTTGGTGCGCAAGCCCCATTTGGCGGCTACAAAGCTTCTGGGACTGGGCGAGAGCTGGGAGAATATGGTCTGGAGGCATATGTGGAGGTGAAAAAT gtgacCATGAAAATTCCACAGAAAAACTCCTAA